In a genomic window of Magnolia sinica isolate HGM2019 chromosome 16, MsV1, whole genome shotgun sequence:
- the LOC131229887 gene encoding protein BRICK 1, which translates to MARAGGITNAVNVGIAVQADWENREFISHISLNVRRLFEFLVQFEATTKSKLASLNEKLDMLERRLELIEVQVGTASANPSVFS; encoded by the exons ATGGCGAGGGCTGGAGGGATCACGAATGCTGTTAATGTGGGAATCGCAGTGCAAGCTGATTGGGAGAATCGAGAATTCATCTCTCACATCTCCTTGAACGTCCGTCGCCTCTTCGAATTCCTAGTTCAGTTCG AGGCTACAACAAAGAGCAAATTGGCATCACTGAATGAAAAGCTTGATATGTTGGAGCGTCGTCTAGAGCTGATTGAAGTTCAAGTTGGCACAGCATCAGCTAACCCCTCTGTTTTCAGTTGA
- the LOC131229888 gene encoding uncharacterized protein LOC131229888, with protein sequence MGLWTVLEGFLLLANALAILNEDRFLALIGWSFSEFSRGGTKSLKGQMMGLIYATQYMRLPLIAFNTITIAMMLVSG encoded by the coding sequence ATGGGCTTGTGGACAGTACTTGAAGGTTTCCTGCTTCTTGCAAATGCCTTGGCAATACTAAATGAGGATCGATTCCTTGCTCTGATAGGGTGGAGCTTTTCTGAATTCTCAAGGGGCGGGACAAAGTCACTCAAGGGGCAGATGATGGGGCTCATCTATGCAACCCAATACATGAGGCTTCCACTAATAGCTTTCAATACCATCACCATTGCCATGATGTTGGTGTCTGGGTGA